One stretch of Bos indicus x Bos taurus breed Angus x Brahman F1 hybrid chromosome 22, Bos_hybrid_MaternalHap_v2.0, whole genome shotgun sequence DNA includes these proteins:
- the PSMD6 gene encoding 26S proteasome non-ATPase regulatory subunit 6 yields the protein MPLENLEEEGLPKNPDLRIAQLRFLLSLPEHRGDAAVRDELMAAVRDNNMAPYYEALCKSLEWQMDVDLLNKMKKANEDELKRLDEELEDAEKNLGESEIRDAMMAKAEYLCRIGDKEGALTAFRRTYDKTVALGHRLDIVFYLLRIGLFYMDNDLITRNTEKAKSLIEEGGDWDRRNRLKVYQGLYCVAIRDFKQAAELFLDTVSTFTSYELMDYKTFVTYTVYVSMIALERPDLREKVIKGAEILEVLHSLPAVRQYLFSLYECRYSVFFQSLAIVEQEMKKDWLFAPHYRYYVREMRIHAYSQLLESYRSLTLGYMAEAFGVGVEFIDQELSRFIAAGRLHCKIDKVNEVVETNRPDSKNWQYQETIKKGDLLLNRVQKLSRVINM from the exons ATGCCGCTGGAGAACCTGGAAGAGGAGGGTCTGCCCAAGAACCCGGACCTGCGCATCGCGCAGCTGCGCTTCCTGCTCAGCCTGCCCGAGCACCGCGGGGACGCGGCGGTCCGCGACGAGCTGATGGCAGCCGTCCGCGATAACA ACATGGCTCCTTATTACGAAGCCTTGTGCAAGTCCCTGGAGTGGCAGATGGACGTGGACCTGCTCAACAAAATGAAGAAGGCGAACGAAGACGAGTTGAAACGTTTGGATGAGGAGCTGGAGGATGCAGAGAAGAATCTGGGGGAGAGCGAAATCCGAGACGCGATGATGGCAAAGGCGGAGTACCTCTGCCGGATAGGCGACAAG GAAGGTGCTCTGACAGCCTTTCGCAGGACCTATGACAAAACCGTGGCGCTGGGTCACCGACTGGATATTGTGTTCTATCTCCTTAGAATTGGTTTATTTTACATGGATAATGACCTCATCACTCGAAATACAGAAAAGGCCAAAAG cttGATAGAGGAAGGAGGAGATTGGGACCGGAGGAACCGCCTAAAAGTATATCAAGGTCTTTATTGTGTAGCTATTCGTGATTTCAAACAGGCAGCTGAACTCTTCCTTGACACAGTTTCAACATTTACATCCTATGAACTCATGGATTATAAAACCTTTGTGACTTACACCGTCTATGTCAGCATGATTGCCTTAGAAAGACCGGATCTCAGGGAAAAG GTGATTAAAGGGGCAGAGATCCTCGAGGTGCTGCACAGCCTGCCGGCCGTCCGCCAGTACCTGTTTTCACTCTACGAATGCCGTTACTCTGTTTTCTTCCAGTCGTTAG CTATTGTGGaacaggaaatgaaaaaggaCTGGCTTTTTGCGCCTCATTATCGATACTACGTAAGAGAAATGCGAATTCATGCGTACAGCCAGCTGCTGGAATCGTACAGGTCATTAACCCTGGGCTATATGGCAGAAGCTTTTGGTGTTGGTGTGGAGTTCATTGATCA GGAACTCTCCAGGTTTATTGCTGCTGGGAGGCTACACTGCAAAATAGATAAAGTGAATGAAGTAGTGGAAACCAACAG ACCTGACAGCAAGAACTGGCAGTACCAAGAAACTATCAAGAAAGGAGACCTGCTATTAAACAGAGTTCAGAAACTTTCTAGAGTAATTAATATGTAA